One stretch of Rissa tridactyla isolate bRisTri1 chromosome 21, bRisTri1.patW.cur.20221130, whole genome shotgun sequence DNA includes these proteins:
- the RHOC gene encoding rho-related GTP-binding protein RhoC isoform X2 has translation MAAIRKKLVIVGDGACGKTCLLIVFSKDQFPEVYVPTVFENYIADIEVDGKQVELALWDTAGQEDYDRLRPLSYPDTDVILMCFSIDSPDSLENIPEKWTPEVKHFCPNVPIILVGNKKDLRNDEHTRRELAKMKQEPVKPEEGRDMANRINAFGYLECSAKTKEGVREVFEMATRAGLQVRKNKKRRGCPLL, from the exons ATGGCAGCCATCAGGAAGAAGCTGGTGATCGTGGGAGACGGTGCCTGCGGAAAGACATGTCTGCTGATCGTGTTCAGCAAGGACCAGTTCCCCGAGGTCTACGTACCCACCGTGTTCGAGAACTACATTGCCGACATAGAGGTAGACGGGAAGCAG GTGGAGCTGGCCCTGTGGGACACGGCGGGACAGGAGGACTATGACAGGCTGCGGCCACTCTCATACCCGGACACAGATGTTATCCTCATGTGCTTTTCCATCGACAGCCCGGATAGCCTCG AGAACATCCCTGAGAAGTGGACGCCGGAGGTGAAGCACTTCTGCCCCAACGTGCCCATCATCCTGGTGGGGAACAAGAAGGACCTGCGGAACGACGAGCACACGCGGCGGGAGCTGGCGAAGATGAAGCAG GAGCCGGTGAagccagaggaggggagggacatGGCCAACAGGATCAATGCCTTCGGCTATCTCGAGTGCTCGGCCAAGACGAAGGAGGGCGTGCGGGAGGTGTTTGAGATGGCCACCCGTGCAGGCCTGCAGGTCCGGAAGAACAAGAAGCGCAGGGGCTGCCCGCTGCTCTGA
- the RHOC gene encoding rho-related GTP-binding protein RhoC isoform X1, with product MKTMAAIRKKLVIVGDGACGKTCLLIVFSKDQFPEVYVPTVFENYIADIEVDGKQVELALWDTAGQEDYDRLRPLSYPDTDVILMCFSIDSPDSLENIPEKWTPEVKHFCPNVPIILVGNKKDLRNDEHTRRELAKMKQEPVKPEEGRDMANRINAFGYLECSAKTKEGVREVFEMATRAGLQVRKNKKRRGCPLL from the exons ATGAAAA CGATGGCAGCCATCAGGAAGAAGCTGGTGATCGTGGGAGACGGTGCCTGCGGAAAGACATGTCTGCTGATCGTGTTCAGCAAGGACCAGTTCCCCGAGGTCTACGTACCCACCGTGTTCGAGAACTACATTGCCGACATAGAGGTAGACGGGAAGCAG GTGGAGCTGGCCCTGTGGGACACGGCGGGACAGGAGGACTATGACAGGCTGCGGCCACTCTCATACCCGGACACAGATGTTATCCTCATGTGCTTTTCCATCGACAGCCCGGATAGCCTCG AGAACATCCCTGAGAAGTGGACGCCGGAGGTGAAGCACTTCTGCCCCAACGTGCCCATCATCCTGGTGGGGAACAAGAAGGACCTGCGGAACGACGAGCACACGCGGCGGGAGCTGGCGAAGATGAAGCAG GAGCCGGTGAagccagaggaggggagggacatGGCCAACAGGATCAATGCCTTCGGCTATCTCGAGTGCTCGGCCAAGACGAAGGAGGGCGTGCGGGAGGTGTTTGAGATGGCCACCCGTGCAGGCCTGCAGGTCCGGAAGAACAAGAAGCGCAGGGGCTGCCCGCTGCTCTGA